The Plectropomus leopardus isolate mb chromosome 2, YSFRI_Pleo_2.0, whole genome shotgun sequence genome has a window encoding:
- the hmces gene encoding abasic site processing protein HMCES: protein MCGRTACTLAPDEVSRACSYRNRGGQRRQPRWRDGDADKYRPSYNKTPQSTSPVLLSQRHFDKDAPVDECVLASMRWGLVPAWFREKDPSKMHYNTSNCRSENILEKKSYKDPLIKGQRCVILADGFYEWKRQEKHKQPFFIYFPQTQGTSQEKTEDPDDPTTSARNKDNSETACPPEEASPDLTEGGEGEWTGWKLLTMAGLFDCWTPPGGGEPHYTYSVITVKASPNLESIHDRMPAILDGAEEVRRWLDFGEVKSLDALKLLQSKNTLTFHPVSSLVNNSRNNSPECLQPVDLNSKKEPKPTGSSKMMMSWLTNSAPSKRKKPNACESKEDDESKAKAQRKSPGALQQWLQGAKKKPRTT, encoded by the exons ATGTGTGGAAGAACTGCGTGCACTCTTGCTCCTGACGAGGTGAGCCGAGCCTGCTCGTACAGAAACCGAGGCGGGCAGCGGAGGCAGCCCCGCTGGAGGGATGGAGATGCGGACAAATACCGACCCTCCTACAACAAGACCCCACAGTCCACGAGCCCCGTCCTGCTGTCGCAGAGACACTTTGATAAG GATGCCCCTGTTGATGAGTGCGTGTTGGCCTCCATGCGTTGGGGCCTGGTACCTGCCTGGTTCAGGGAGAAAGACCCCAGCAAGATGCATTACAACACCAGCAACTGCCGCAGTGAGAACATCTTGGAGAAGAAGTCATACAAG GACCCCCTGATAAAAGGGCAGCGCTGCGTCATCCTCGCTGATGGATTTTATGAGTGGAAGAGgcaggaaaaacacaagcaGCCTTTCTTCATATACTTCCCTCAGACTCAGGGAACCAGCCAGGAGAAAACAGAGGATCCGGATGACCCCACGACCTCAGCTCGCAATAAGGACAACTCAGAGACAGCGTGCCCTCCAGAGGAGGCCTCCCCTGACTTGACAGAG GGTGGAGAAGGTGAGTGGACTGGATGGAAGTTGCTGACTATGGCTGGACTGTTTGACTGCTGGACACCTCCAGGTGGTGGAGAACCTCATTACACGTACAGTGTAATCACTGTGAAAGCCTCCCCAAATCTGGAAAGCATCCATGACAG gATGCCAGCGATTCTGGATGGAGCCGAGGAAGTGAGAAGATGGCTGGATTTTGGGGAGGTGAAGTCTCTAGATGCCTTGAAGCTGCTCCAGTCTAAAAACACTTTGACTTTTCATCCCGTCTCTTCACTAGTAAACAACTCTCGCAACAACTCTCCAGAGTGTCTTCAGCCGGTGGATCTTAACAGCAAAAAG GAGCCCAAGCCCACAGGCAGCAGTAAGATGATGATGAGCTGGCTGACAAACAGTGCACCTTCAAAGAGGAAGAAGCCCAACGCATGTGAGAGCAAAGAAGACGACGAAAGCAAAGCCAAGGCTCAGAGAAAGTCTCCAGGGGCACTTCAGCAGTGGCTTCAGGGAGCCAAGAAGAAACCAAGAACCACATGA
- the LOC121955052 gene encoding ras-related protein rab7 — translation MTSRKKVLLKVIILGDSGVGKTSLMNQYVNKKFSNQYKATIGADFLTKEVMVDDRLVTMQIWDTAGQERFQSLGVAFYRGADCCVLVFDVTAPNTFKTLDSWRDEFLIQASPRDPENFPFVVLGNKIDLENRQVSTKRAQAWCQSKNNIPYFETSAKEAINVEQAFQTIARNALKQETEVELYNEFPEPIKLDRNERAKPSAETCSC, via the exons ATGACTTCAAGGAAGAAAGTACTACTCAAAGTCATCATCCTTGGAGACTCTGG AGTTGGGAAGACCTCGTTGATGAACCAGTATGTGAATAAGAAGTTCAGTAACCAGTACAAAGCCACAATAGGTGCTGATTTCCTGACGAAAGAAGTCATGGTGGATGACAGACTTGTCACAATGCAG ATTTGGGACACAGCAGGTCAGGAGAGGTTCCAGTCTTTAGGTGTAGCATTCTACCGTGGAGCAGACTGCTGCGTCCTGGTGTTTGACGTGACAGCGCCCAACACTTTCAAGACTCTGGACAGCTGGAGAGATGAGTTCTTGATCCAGGCCAGCCCTCGGGACCCGGAGAATTTCCCCTTTGTGGTGCTGGGCAACAAGATCGACTTGGAGAACAGACAG GTATCAACCAAGCGAGCGCAGGCTTGGTGTCAAAGCAAGAACAACATCCCATATTTCGAAACCAGCGCCAAGGAAGCGATCAATGTGGAGCAGGCCTTCCAGACTATTGCACGCAATGCCCTAAAACAG GAGACCGAAGTGGAGCTGTACAATGAGTTCCCTGAGCCGATAAAGCTGGACAGGAACGAGCGAGCCAAGCCGTCAGCAGAGACCTGCAGCTGCTGA